One genomic region from Evansella sp. LMS18 encodes:
- a CDS encoding efflux RND transporter permease subunit, giving the protein MLRLLLERKIAVGLMVVLIFMVGVFSINKLDKELLPSIDFDLVMISVNAGNMPVSEVEERVTGPLEDMLDQTDGVKSFQSSSMVGSSSVFVEIEEGRLNDVKGLIEAGSSSLESQINGVNFIHVTPMSTDQGYEFFMEISGGSMEEMSEFARNVVEPRIESLSSVRDVQLSGLEEKEYIIEFDLEKLNDNGLDITQTAGLLQQSNLDTTLGELNAEEKNTSVRWDTAFSSAEQIEETKIPSAAGPVTLKDIAKINVETNQNSSAAWKDGSRDFIFVEIGRADGYTQLEMAEEIRMEVGDIKESGLNFSFNEIVNQADYVSSSLDGVSQNILIGSILALLTLIVFLRNLRATSIIGLSIPVSILLTFAVMWMFGYSLNMLTLIGLGLGIGMMVDASIVILESIYRKKEQGYTGTEAVTKGVKEVAGAVIASMLTTVVVFVPVGLFGGDFGVFILILSVVVVITLVSSVVVSFTLIPALSENFLKLRKKDRTLKKQGRITELYGSLISWLSGKKRRRYSLILMFFLVFGASVALTAKVPITLMPDVYDRYFETGVAFEDGLTPSEREEIVKAAHEKLSSIPDVETTIFIDDPQYLLTLVNMTKGDDITTPQEEVNTAINEALRELEEEYPVAGSGMIMGPMGGAPVQLMVKGDSLAEIEELSGKLTTELREVEGLVNVGTSVENTTEELQFVFDEKTLEEDGLTTMDIFGQLQGSFSPIPIGEAAVSDEIIPVMAKTNKVIDSEDALADFEVLSSAGLNPLSDYMSLERISMPVKIDRDNGERYVTVSGEIEGRDLGSVSRDVQSVLRNFDVPSGYTVAMAGDLEAQQEMIMDLLVVVGISIFLVYLVMAVQFNSLSHPIIVMSIIPMTLIGAILALLITQRELSVISALGVLMLIGIVLNNAILLIDRAKQLRKEGLNAAEAVKEAGKNRLRPIFMTTLTTVGGMLPLALATGSGSAYQAPLATIIIGGLLFATLITLVLIPSVYMLFEDIGNGVRKLFRRKDKKKDENVIDVA; this is encoded by the coding sequence TTGTTAAGATTGCTGCTTGAAAGGAAGATTGCTGTAGGTCTGATGGTTGTGCTTATTTTTATGGTGGGAGTATTTTCAATTAATAAACTGGATAAGGAATTACTTCCATCGATTGATTTTGACTTGGTCATGATCAGTGTAAATGCGGGAAATATGCCTGTATCGGAAGTAGAAGAAAGAGTAACCGGACCACTGGAGGATATGCTGGACCAGACGGACGGAGTAAAATCGTTCCAATCCTCTTCTATGGTTGGGAGCAGTTCGGTTTTTGTTGAAATTGAAGAGGGCCGTCTGAATGATGTAAAAGGTTTAATTGAAGCTGGCTCAAGCAGCCTGGAAAGCCAGATCAACGGGGTCAATTTTATTCATGTTACCCCTATGAGTACTGACCAGGGGTATGAATTTTTCATGGAGATTTCAGGCGGGTCCATGGAAGAGATGAGTGAGTTTGCCCGTAATGTAGTTGAACCAAGAATTGAGAGCCTCTCTTCTGTCCGGGATGTGCAGTTGAGCGGTCTCGAAGAAAAAGAATATATTATTGAATTCGATCTGGAAAAATTAAACGACAACGGCCTGGATATCACTCAGACAGCCGGACTGCTGCAGCAATCGAATCTTGATACAACCCTGGGTGAATTAAATGCTGAAGAAAAAAATACATCAGTCAGATGGGATACAGCATTTTCATCGGCAGAGCAAATTGAAGAGACTAAAATCCCTTCAGCAGCTGGCCCGGTTACCCTGAAGGACATTGCAAAAATAAATGTAGAGACTAACCAAAATTCCTCCGCGGCCTGGAAGGACGGAAGCCGTGATTTTATATTTGTAGAAATAGGCAGAGCCGACGGTTATACACAGCTCGAAATGGCTGAAGAGATCCGTATGGAAGTCGGAGATATTAAAGAATCCGGCCTAAATTTTTCGTTTAATGAAATTGTAAATCAGGCAGACTACGTTAGTTCTTCCCTTGATGGGGTTTCCCAAAACATCCTTATTGGAAGCATTCTTGCCCTGCTTACATTAATAGTGTTTTTAAGGAATTTACGGGCTACCTCAATTATTGGGCTATCTATTCCTGTATCCATATTGCTGACATTTGCTGTCATGTGGATGTTTGGGTACAGCCTGAATATGTTAACGTTAATAGGACTGGGCCTTGGAATTGGAATGATGGTTGATGCCTCGATTGTCATACTCGAATCAATCTACCGGAAAAAAGAACAAGGTTATACAGGCACAGAAGCTGTAACTAAAGGTGTTAAAGAAGTAGCTGGGGCTGTAATTGCATCCATGCTTACCACAGTGGTGGTTTTTGTGCCTGTAGGACTGTTTGGGGGAGATTTCGGAGTCTTTATTCTGATTTTAAGCGTCGTAGTAGTTATCACGTTAGTAAGCTCAGTTGTAGTATCGTTTACGCTTATCCCAGCTCTCTCGGAAAACTTTCTCAAATTGAGGAAAAAAGACAGAACCCTGAAAAAACAGGGCAGGATTACTGAGCTTTACGGAAGTTTGATCAGCTGGCTAAGTGGAAAAAAACGCCGCCGATATAGTCTCATTTTAATGTTCTTCCTTGTATTTGGCGCATCTGTTGCGTTAACGGCCAAAGTACCGATTACTTTGATGCCAGATGTGTATGACAGATACTTTGAAACTGGTGTGGCATTTGAAGATGGCCTGACTCCATCAGAACGGGAGGAAATAGTGAAAGCAGCACATGAAAAGCTGTCTTCTATCCCGGATGTGGAAACAACTATCTTTATTGACGACCCGCAATATTTACTGACTCTCGTTAATATGACCAAGGGAGATGACATAACTACTCCACAGGAAGAAGTTAATACAGCGATAAATGAAGCTCTCCGGGAACTGGAGGAAGAATATCCAGTAGCAGGGTCAGGTATGATAATGGGCCCTATGGGGGGAGCACCGGTACAACTGATGGTAAAAGGAGACAGCCTTGCTGAGATTGAAGAATTAAGCGGGAAATTGACAACCGAACTCCGAGAAGTTGAAGGACTGGTGAATGTTGGCACTTCTGTGGAAAATACTACCGAAGAGCTGCAATTTGTTTTTGACGAGAAAACGCTTGAGGAAGATGGCCTGACAACAATGGATATTTTCGGACAGCTGCAGGGCTCTTTTTCACCAATACCAATTGGGGAAGCTGCTGTGAGTGATGAAATAATACCGGTAATGGCAAAAACTAACAAAGTTATTGACAGTGAGGACGCGTTGGCAGACTTTGAAGTTCTAAGCAGTGCCGGTCTCAATCCATTATCCGATTATATGAGTCTTGAACGGATAAGTATGCCGGTTAAAATTGATCGTGATAATGGAGAAAGGTATGTAACAGTCTCCGGTGAAATCGAGGGCCGTGATCTTGGTTCGGTTTCCAGGGATGTACAAAGTGTACTAAGAAACTTTGATGTTCCCTCCGGATATACAGTAGCAATGGCAGGTGATCTCGAGGCACAGCAGGAGATGATTATGGATTTGCTTGTTGTAGTGGGGATATCTATTTTCCTCGTATATTTAGTTATGGCCGTTCAGTTTAACAGCCTGTCTCATCCGATTATAGTAATGTCCATAATCCCAATGACTCTTATAGGAGCGATTCTCGCTCTCCTCATTACTCAGAGGGAACTAAGTGTTATATCCGCGCTCGGGGTGCTGATGCTGATTGGTATAGTGCTGAATAATGCCATTCTGTTAATCGACCGGGCTAAGCAGCTTAGAAAGGAAGGATTAAATGCGGCCGAAGCAGTTAAAGAAGCTGGTAAGAACCGCCTCCGTCCAATATTTATGACTACGTTAACAACTGTTGGAGGGATGCTCCCGCTTGCTTTAGCTACTGGCAGCGGCAGTGCTTATCAGGCGCCTCTCGCTACAATTATAATTGGCGGGTTGTTATTCGCCACCCTGATAACGCTAGTGTTGATTCCTTCTGTTTATATGCTGTTTGAAGATATAGGGAACGGCGTAAGGAAGCTTTTTAGGCGGAAGGATAAAAAGAAAGATGAGAATGTAATTGACGTGGCATAG
- a CDS encoding peptidoglycan-binding protein, translating to MKKILSCFLVVFLVLSWSLPSVSAANDQLIIINKSNNQLAFYENGKFVRSFQVATGRSQNLTPEGKFKIVNRIVNRPYYKENIPGGDPRNPLGNRWLGFNARGTNGNTYAIHGNNNPASIGTYASAGCVRMHNEEVRWLFDKVKVNTPLVITTSSSSFESIAKSNGFKVSGGPSASQSGGTLKQGSIGESVKELQRNLNTLGYNPNGIDGVFGPGTASAVKKFQKDNKLTVDGIAGAKTKNLIEEKLKGKKKPSGTTTTPSKTTTLRSGSSGSAVKDLQSKLTKLGYNTKGVDGKYGPNTVAAVKKFQRDNKLTPDGIAGPKTLGKLK from the coding sequence TTGAAAAAAATTTTATCCTGTTTTTTAGTTGTCTTCCTGGTCTTATCGTGGTCTCTTCCCTCCGTCTCCGCAGCCAACGATCAATTAATTATCATCAACAAATCTAACAACCAGCTCGCCTTTTATGAAAACGGGAAGTTTGTCCGCTCATTTCAGGTAGCAACCGGCAGGAGCCAGAATTTGACTCCTGAAGGTAAGTTCAAAATTGTCAACAGAATCGTCAACCGGCCTTACTACAAAGAAAATATTCCAGGGGGAGACCCAAGGAACCCACTGGGAAACAGGTGGCTTGGATTTAATGCAAGAGGAACGAACGGAAATACTTATGCTATTCATGGAAACAACAATCCAGCATCAATTGGCACCTATGCAAGCGCTGGATGTGTGAGGATGCATAACGAGGAAGTACGGTGGCTTTTTGATAAAGTAAAGGTGAACACTCCACTAGTTATTACAACTTCTTCGAGCTCATTTGAATCTATCGCAAAATCTAACGGGTTCAAAGTGAGCGGCGGTCCTTCAGCCAGCCAAAGCGGAGGCACTCTGAAACAAGGAAGCATAGGAGAAAGTGTAAAAGAGCTTCAAAGAAACCTCAACACACTTGGTTATAACCCTAATGGAATAGACGGAGTGTTTGGGCCAGGTACCGCATCAGCAGTAAAGAAATTTCAGAAAGACAATAAATTAACGGTGGATGGCATTGCAGGTGCCAAGACCAAAAACTTGATAGAAGAAAAACTTAAAGGTAAAAAGAAGCCCTCAGGTACCACAACCACCCCTTCGAAAACTACGACTCTGAGGTCAGGCAGCAGCGGCTCGGCTGTCAAAGATCTTCAGAGCAAGCTTACTAAGCTTGGTTATAACACGAAGGGAGTGGACGGGAAATACGGCCCTAACACCGTAGCTGCGGTTAAAAAGTTTCAGCGGGATAACAAATTGACTCCTGATGGAATTGCAGGTCCGAAGACGCTTGGAAAACTTAAGTAA
- the tenA gene encoding thiaminase II, which yields MSTLFTDRLWNRVEPIWNTYLEHPFVKGLGEGWLEKDKFRHWMKQDYVYLIEYCRLFALGSAKAQDLETMTVFAKLLHGTLDIEMDLHRQYAAQFDISPEELEATEAGSTTTAYTSYMLNVSQRGGVENVIASVLTCAWSYNFIGKELAKWPGATEHEFYGHWVKMYSSDEFTELAEDCKNLMNEIAKGKPERELAELEEIVVKTSLFEYMFWDMAENKEDWPVK from the coding sequence ATGAGCACTTTATTTACAGATCGATTATGGAATCGGGTGGAGCCAATTTGGAATACCTATCTGGAACACCCATTTGTAAAAGGACTTGGTGAGGGATGGCTGGAAAAGGACAAATTCAGGCATTGGATGAAACAGGATTATGTTTACTTAATTGAATACTGCAGGCTGTTTGCCTTAGGAAGTGCAAAAGCGCAGGATCTTGAAACAATGACAGTATTTGCAAAGCTTCTCCATGGCACTCTTGATATAGAAATGGATCTTCATCGCCAGTATGCCGCTCAATTCGATATTTCTCCTGAGGAGCTTGAAGCTACTGAGGCAGGATCGACTACTACAGCATATACGAGCTATATGCTTAACGTATCGCAGCGTGGCGGGGTTGAAAATGTAATAGCATCCGTTCTCACGTGCGCATGGAGCTATAATTTTATCGGTAAAGAGCTGGCAAAATGGCCTGGAGCAACGGAACATGAATTTTACGGCCACTGGGTGAAAATGTATTCTTCTGATGAATTCACTGAGCTGGCAGAAGACTGTAAGAACCTGATGAATGAAATAGCAAAGGGTAAACCAGAAAGGGAATTAGCAGAGCTGGAAGAAATAGTAGTCAAAACCAGTTTATTTGAGTATATGTTCTGGGACATGGCTGAAAATAAAGAAGACTGGCCAGTTAAGTGA
- a CDS encoding peptidoglycan-binding protein — MMKKLWALSFIGLLLFLWFAPAAAAASNDQLIIINKANNELAFYENNKLVKTFSVATGKTTKLTPEGKFKVVNKVKNRPYYKQNIPGGDPRNPLGARWIGFNAKGTNGNTYAIHGNNNPSSIGTYASNGCVRMHNEEVKWLYDKVKMNSPVVIVSTKDSFDTIAKKNGYKVTEPSKQQTKSATLKTGSKGEAVKELQKNLTSLGYSTKGTDGTFGPNTKAAVQKFQRDNKLKADGVAGSKTLSLIESKTAKKPAAESATKYSTLKTGSKGQQVKDLQQKLTSLGYSTKGVDGKFGPATKAAVQKFQKDNKLKTDGIAGPATQKKLYSK, encoded by the coding sequence ATGATGAAAAAATTGTGGGCATTGTCTTTCATTGGTTTGTTGCTATTTCTCTGGTTTGCTCCGGCAGCGGCTGCAGCTTCAAATGATCAGCTTATTATTATTAACAAAGCGAACAATGAACTTGCATTCTATGAAAATAATAAGCTGGTAAAAACATTCAGTGTTGCTACCGGTAAAACTACTAAGTTAACACCCGAGGGAAAGTTTAAAGTAGTTAATAAAGTAAAGAACAGACCTTATTATAAACAGAACATACCTGGCGGCGATCCTCGTAATCCCCTTGGTGCGCGATGGATTGGTTTCAATGCGAAAGGTACTAACGGTAACACTTATGCTATCCATGGCAACAACAACCCTTCTTCCATAGGCACTTATGCCAGTAACGGCTGTGTCAGAATGCATAATGAGGAAGTAAAATGGCTGTATGACAAAGTGAAAATGAATTCTCCCGTTGTGATAGTTTCCACAAAAGATTCCTTTGATACAATTGCGAAAAAGAATGGCTATAAAGTAACAGAGCCTTCAAAACAACAAACAAAATCTGCCACTTTAAAAACAGGCAGCAAGGGTGAAGCTGTTAAGGAACTGCAGAAGAACTTAACATCTCTTGGATATAGCACAAAAGGGACAGATGGAACATTCGGGCCTAATACTAAGGCGGCAGTCCAGAAGTTCCAGAGGGACAATAAATTGAAAGCCGATGGTGTTGCCGGTTCAAAAACACTGAGTTTAATAGAAAGTAAGACTGCCAAAAAACCAGCTGCTGAATCTGCCACAAAATACAGCACTTTAAAAACAGGCAGTAAAGGCCAGCAAGTTAAAGATTTACAGCAAAAACTTACTTCCCTTGGTTATAGCACTAAAGGGGTCGATGGGAAATTCGGTCCTGCAACTAAAGCAGCCGTTCAGAAATTTCAGAAGGATAATAAATTGAAAACTGATGGCATAGCAGGGCCTGCTACACAGAAAAAACTCTACAGCAAATAA
- a CDS encoding DUF2188 domain-containing protein, with product MREYTVRAEKTGESVDHWYVKIENTAPTSSFDKLDDAIAEGKKLAEENKPSRLVVYNHLHEIVDEHVYK from the coding sequence ATGAGGGAATATACAGTGAGAGCAGAAAAAACTGGTGAGAGTGTCGACCATTGGTATGTTAAAATAGAAAACACCGCGCCTACTTCTTCATTTGATAAACTGGACGACGCAATCGCGGAAGGAAAAAAGCTGGCGGAAGAAAATAAACCAAGCCGTTTAGTGGTCTATAATCACTTGCATGAAATCGTTGACGAGCATGTTTATAAATAA
- the queG gene encoding tRNA epoxyqueuosine(34) reductase QueG produces the protein MANAQLKEDIIAYSKLIGIDKIGFASADPFVSLKSRLETQQELGYQSGFEKGTIQERTEPQQTLPEAKSIISIALAYPSKLKNAPRSKKGERRGLFCRASWGEDYHHILRRKLKMLEEFIAEKVPGEKCVSMVDTGELSDRAVAERAGIGWSGKNCAIITPEFGSYVYLGEMITTLDVPPDIPLEDQCGTCNKCVEACPTGALVQGGQLDSNKCIAFLTQTKDFLPEQYRQKLGNRLYGCDTCQVVCPVNKGKDTHHHPEMEPDPEVVKPKLIPLLKISNREFKEKFGPISGSWRGKKPIQRNAIIALAHFKEEDAVPELYDLLEADPRPVIRGTAAWAIGKIGAKESYSMLMKAKEREKDKNVQIEIEKGLEMLDNSLI, from the coding sequence GTGGCAAATGCCCAATTGAAAGAAGATATCATTGCATATAGTAAGCTTATAGGGATTGATAAGATTGGCTTTGCTTCCGCGGATCCCTTCGTCTCATTGAAATCCAGGCTTGAGACACAGCAGGAATTAGGCTATCAGTCAGGTTTTGAAAAAGGCACGATCCAGGAGCGTACAGAGCCCCAGCAGACTCTTCCTGAGGCAAAATCCATTATTTCCATTGCGCTTGCCTATCCATCTAAATTAAAAAACGCTCCCCGTTCAAAAAAAGGGGAGCGAAGAGGCTTGTTCTGCCGCGCCTCCTGGGGAGAGGACTATCATCATATTCTCAGGAGAAAACTGAAGATGCTTGAAGAATTTATAGCAGAAAAAGTTCCTGGTGAGAAATGCGTTTCTATGGTTGATACAGGGGAGCTTTCTGACCGGGCAGTGGCAGAAAGGGCAGGGATAGGCTGGAGTGGGAAAAACTGTGCCATCATTACTCCGGAATTCGGCTCGTATGTTTATCTTGGCGAAATGATTACAACCCTGGATGTCCCGCCTGATATTCCTCTTGAAGACCAGTGCGGAACATGCAATAAATGTGTTGAAGCGTGCCCAACCGGAGCTTTAGTGCAGGGCGGGCAGCTTGATTCAAATAAATGCATTGCATTTTTAACACAAACAAAAGATTTTCTCCCTGAACAATACAGACAGAAATTGGGGAACAGATTATATGGTTGTGATACGTGCCAGGTAGTATGCCCTGTGAACAAGGGGAAGGACACCCATCACCATCCGGAGATGGAACCGGACCCCGAGGTGGTAAAACCTAAACTGATTCCGCTCCTTAAAATCAGTAACCGGGAGTTTAAAGAAAAGTTTGGTCCGATTTCAGGATCGTGGAGAGGGAAAAAGCCAATACAGAGGAACGCGATAATTGCTCTAGCCCACTTTAAAGAAGAAGATGCTGTCCCTGAGCTTTATGATTTGTTAGAGGCTGATCCAAGGCCGGTTATCCGGGGAACTGCTGCATGGGCTATAGGGAAAATTGGCGCTAAAGAGTCGTACAGTATGCTGATGAAGGCGAAAGAAAGAGAAAAAGATAAAAATGTCCAGATAGAAATAGAAAAAGGACTGGAAATGCTTGATAACAGCCTCATATGA
- a CDS encoding SDR family oxidoreductase has product MEYDKIKNRQKDGQPAQEQERQPGFENEMNPEPIYDDPDYKGSGKLKGKVVLLTGGDSGIGRAAAIAFAKEGAKLAIVYKDEHEDAEKTKSEVEKYDSECLLLSGDVGEESFCQEAVQKTIDQYGKLDTLVNNAAEQHYQEKIEDISTEQMERTFKTNIFSAFHFIKAAMPHLKEGSTIINTVSVVHYKGMPVLMDYAATKGALVALTRSLSQNIVSKGIRVNAVAPGPIWTPLIPSSFPSENVEEFGLNSPMGRPGQPAELAPAYVYLASGDSSYVSGQVIHINGGDIVNG; this is encoded by the coding sequence ATGGAATACGATAAAATTAAAAACAGACAGAAGGATGGCCAGCCTGCCCAGGAGCAGGAGCGACAGCCTGGTTTTGAAAATGAAATGAATCCGGAACCTATTTATGACGACCCTGATTATAAAGGAAGCGGAAAGCTGAAAGGTAAAGTAGTCCTGCTAACTGGCGGAGACAGTGGCATTGGACGCGCTGCCGCAATCGCTTTCGCAAAAGAAGGAGCAAAGTTAGCCATAGTATATAAGGACGAGCATGAAGATGCTGAGAAAACAAAGTCAGAGGTTGAAAAGTATGACAGCGAATGCCTGCTCCTTTCAGGGGATGTTGGCGAGGAGTCCTTTTGTCAGGAAGCAGTTCAAAAAACAATTGACCAGTACGGAAAATTAGATACATTAGTTAACAATGCTGCTGAACAGCATTATCAGGAAAAAATTGAGGATATTTCTACAGAGCAGATGGAAAGGACTTTTAAAACAAATATCTTCTCAGCATTTCATTTTATTAAAGCTGCCATGCCTCATCTAAAAGAAGGCAGCACTATTATAAATACTGTTTCTGTAGTTCATTACAAAGGAATGCCAGTTCTGATGGATTATGCTGCTACAAAAGGCGCTCTTGTAGCACTGACTCGTTCTCTTTCCCAGAACATCGTATCTAAAGGGATCAGGGTAAATGCGGTAGCTCCGGGACCAATCTGGACACCATTAATACCTTCTTCCTTCCCTTCTGAAAACGTAGAAGAGTTTGGACTAAACAGCCCAATGGGACGTCCAGGACAACCGGCGGAACTTGCTCCTGCGTATGTATATCTCGCTTCAGGCGACTCTTCTTATGTATCCGGCCAGGTGATTCATATCAACGGCGGCGATATAGTCAATGGATAA